In Fulvia fulva chromosome 10, complete sequence, a single window of DNA contains:
- a CDS encoding Meiotic coiled-coil protein 7 — protein MGKATCNPEKLRNAVRFLQKSRTCWNLKDLEKQLVSVCSINGMQVKDYLQHLSDENLIKVEKIGSGNWYWSFASENRIAKETALAAAQKEHAKISGVVTELQHKLASTAAALEEEADGQDHSGESREELNAGKVVLEDEVRSLKKELESFAEDDPTELERKKQESKKCMQEAEQATDDIQSMEMFFKKVHPEVVTQMPMAYEYGDEWDLEEYCFKDL, from the exons ATG GGCAAAGCAACCTGCAACCCAGAAAAACTCCGTAACGCCGTCCGCTTCCTCCAAAAATCCCGCACCTGCTGGAACCTCAAAGACCTCGAGAAGCAACTCGTCTCCGTGTGCTCCATCAATGGCATGCAAGTTAAAG ACTACCTCCAACACCTCTCCGACGAGAACCTCATCAAAGTCGAGAAGATCGGCAGCGGAAACTGGTACTGGTCCTTCGCGTCCGAGAACCGAATCGCGAAGGAGACGGCCCTGGCCGCAGCGCAGAAGGAGCATGCGAAAATTTCCGGAGTTGTGACAGAGTTGCAGCATAAACTTGCCTCTACTGCCGCGGCGCTGGAGGAAGAGGCTGATGGGCAGGATCATTCGGGCGAGAGTCGGGAGGAGTTGAATGCTGGGAAGGTTGTGCTGGAGGATGAGGTTAGG AGTCTGAAGAAGGAATTGGAGAGCTTCGCCGAAGACGACCCCACCGAACTCGAACGCAAGAAACAGGAGAGTAAGAAGTGCATGCAAGAGGCCGAACAGGCAACCGACGATATCCAATCGATGGAGATGTTTTTCAAGAAAGTCCATCCGGAGGTCGTCACGCAGATGCCGATGGCGTATGAGTATGGCGATGAGTGGGACTTGGAGGAGTATTGTTTTAAGGATTTGTAA